A stretch of the Teredinibacter haidensis genome encodes the following:
- the lptM gene encoding LPS translocon maturation chaperone LptM translates to MAYMFSRIISRKSAFKLTLLSMLLLSATGCGQKGPLKLPAPDSEPAQESAQALLN, encoded by the coding sequence ATGGCGTATATGTTCAGCCGGATTATTTCCCGCAAGTCTGCCTTTAAACTGACGTTGCTCAGCATGCTGCTGTTAAGTGCGACTGGCTGTGGTCAGAAGGGGCCCCTAAAATTGCCCGCACCCGACAGCGAGCCCGCTCAAGAATCCGCTCAAGCCCTATTGAATTAG
- the coaD gene encoding pantetheine-phosphate adenylyltransferase yields MKRVVYPGTFDPITNGHIDLLHRAAKLFDSVVIAVASSPRKQPLFTLEERVSMAAEVLQDLDNIEICGFDCLLKDLVEEKKAYGVVRGLRAVSDFEYEFQLANMNRALAPSMESLFLTPAEHLSYISSSLVKEIASLGGDVSKFVPSLVKDALQEKYCTQGK; encoded by the coding sequence ATGAAGCGAGTTGTCTACCCCGGCACCTTCGACCCCATCACCAATGGTCATATCGATCTGTTGCACCGGGCCGCCAAGCTATTTGACTCCGTGGTCATTGCCGTGGCCTCAAGCCCCCGCAAACAGCCACTGTTCACACTTGAAGAACGCGTCTCCATGGCGGCGGAAGTCCTGCAGGATCTGGATAATATCGAAATCTGTGGTTTTGATTGCCTGCTGAAAGATCTGGTTGAAGAGAAAAAGGCTTACGGCGTTGTTCGTGGTCTTCGTGCGGTCTCAGATTTTGAATACGAATTCCAGCTCGCAAATATGAACCGAGCCCTGGCGCCCTCCATGGAAAGCCTGTTTTTAACCCCGGCGGAGCACCTCTCCTATATCTCCTCTTCTCTGGTAAAGGAAATCGCCTCGCTCGGTGGCGACGTCAGCAAGTTTGTCCCCTCTCTGGTTAAAGATGCCCTGCAGGAAAAGTACTGCACTCAGGGCAAGTAA
- the rsmD gene encoding 16S rRNA (guanine(966)-N(2))-methyltransferase RsmD, producing MPPKKKNAQKELNSTIRIIAGQWRGRKLTVTNAEGLRPTGDRVRETLFNWLMPHTAGSRCLDLYAGTGALGLEALSRGASFVQFAEYNSAAAQQLNRNLQTLQCSDAQVYTGDAQKLLESGGEPYDIIFIDPPFSQNLWLHSLELLVQKGFLHRDTLVYIEHPKSQTLAFAPQWQCHREKTAGDVCYALHQFLC from the coding sequence TTGCCCCCCAAAAAGAAAAATGCACAAAAAGAACTAAATTCCACCATCCGGATTATCGCCGGCCAGTGGCGTGGTCGAAAACTGACCGTGACCAATGCTGAGGGCCTGCGCCCCACCGGTGACCGTGTTCGCGAAACGCTGTTTAACTGGCTCATGCCGCACACCGCTGGCAGCCGCTGCCTAGATCTTTATGCCGGCACTGGCGCACTGGGGCTTGAAGCGCTATCCCGGGGGGCCTCATTTGTACAATTTGCCGAATACAACAGCGCTGCTGCCCAACAATTAAACCGTAACCTGCAAACATTACAGTGTAGCGATGCTCAGGTGTATACGGGAGATGCCCAAAAACTACTGGAAAGTGGTGGCGAGCCCTACGATATTATTTTTATCGACCCCCCTTTTTCCCAGAACCTGTGGCTGCACTCTCTGGAACTGCTGGTACAGAAGGGCTTTCTCCACCGTGATACCCTGGTATACATCGAACACCCCAAGTCCCAAACCCTGGCTTTCGCGCCTCAGTGGCAATGTCATCGGGAAAAAACCGCAGGTGATGTATGCTACGCCCTGCATCAATTTCTTTGTTAA
- the ftsE gene encoding cell division ATP-binding protein FtsE: MINFSNVSKRYESGYQALANLSFDIDEGEMVFLTGHSGAGKSTLMKLIMLMERATTGQVIIAGRNLNRMRRGQIPSHRRQVGVVFQNHQLLFDRNVFENVALPLHIAGHQSREVGRRVRAALDKVGLLDKEKLNPITLSGGEQQRVGIARAVVNKPSLLLADEPTGNLDPELSAEIMNLFRQFNHFGVTVMIASHDIALIERLNYRVLTLDKGQLIHDGLLAPRGER, translated from the coding sequence GTGATCAATTTCAGCAACGTCAGCAAACGCTACGAAAGCGGTTATCAGGCCCTCGCCAACCTCTCCTTCGATATTGATGAAGGGGAAATGGTATTTCTTACCGGTCATTCGGGTGCGGGTAAAAGTACCTTGATGAAACTGATTATGCTGATGGAGCGCGCTACCACCGGCCAGGTGATTATCGCCGGTCGCAACCTCAACCGAATGCGCCGTGGTCAGATTCCCTCCCACCGCCGTCAGGTGGGGGTGGTTTTTCAAAATCATCAGTTATTATTCGATCGCAATGTATTTGAAAACGTGGCTCTGCCGCTGCATATCGCCGGCCATCAATCCAGAGAGGTGGGCCGCAGGGTTCGTGCCGCGCTCGATAAGGTAGGCCTGCTGGATAAAGAAAAACTCAATCCCATTACCCTTTCCGGGGGGGAGCAGCAGCGAGTGGGTATCGCGCGCGCAGTCGTCAATAAGCCTTCGTTGCTCTTGGCCGACGAGCCTACCGGTAACCTGGATCCCGAACTCTCCGCCGAAATTATGAACTTGTTCCGCCAGTTTAATCACTTTGGTGTAACGGTTATGATCGCCAGTCACGATATCGCGCTTATCGAGCGGCTGAATTACCGGGTACTAACGCTCGACAAAGGGCAGCTGATTCACGACGGTCTACTGGCTCCGCGAGGCGAGCGCTAA
- the lysA gene encoding diaminopimelate decarboxylase, translating to MPHFEYRNGSLHAEGCALSALADHYGTPCYIYSRAALSSHYLSYAEALGDHPGTICYAVKANSNIAVLQVLAELGAGFDIVSEGELRRVLAAGGKPEKVIFSGVGKKPNEIVFALETGIACFNVESEAELETLSEIASQRGQTANISLRVNPDVDANTHPYISTGLKENKFGIDINVATNVYRRAAELPGLNVVGIDCHIGSQLTELSPFLDALDRLLLLVDDLAEKGISIHHLDLGGGLGVTYSDEHPPSPQDYLAEVKKRLGDRQLEIVLEPGRSIAANAGILLTEVLYLKPTDHHNFAIIDAAMNDNIRPALYQAWQKVLPAIERTEAEVLEWDLVGPVCETGDFLAKNRELALQAGDRLALMSSGAYGFVMSSNYNTRGRAAEVMVDGDKHNLIRARENFDDMVRGEHLLPEGQN from the coding sequence ATGCCACACTTTGAATACCGCAACGGCAGCCTACACGCCGAAGGTTGTGCGCTGTCCGCACTTGCCGACCACTACGGTACGCCCTGCTATATATATAGCCGCGCCGCCCTTAGCTCCCACTACCTTTCCTATGCCGAAGCACTGGGCGATCACCCAGGCACCATTTGCTACGCCGTAAAAGCCAACTCCAACATCGCCGTATTACAGGTGCTAGCCGAACTCGGTGCGGGTTTTGATATCGTGTCTGAAGGTGAACTGCGCAGGGTATTGGCCGCCGGCGGCAAGCCGGAAAAAGTCATATTTTCCGGTGTAGGTAAAAAGCCCAATGAAATAGTCTTCGCGCTGGAAACCGGCATTGCCTGTTTTAACGTGGAATCGGAAGCAGAGCTTGAGACCTTATCAGAAATCGCCTCCCAGCGGGGCCAGACAGCCAATATTTCGCTGCGAGTAAATCCCGATGTAGACGCGAATACCCACCCCTATATTTCCACCGGACTAAAAGAAAACAAGTTTGGTATTGATATCAATGTCGCCACCAACGTGTATCGGCGGGCCGCCGAATTGCCTGGACTGAATGTCGTCGGTATCGACTGCCATATCGGCTCCCAGTTAACCGAGCTATCCCCCTTCCTGGACGCGCTGGATCGCTTACTACTGCTAGTCGACGACCTCGCTGAAAAGGGGATCAGTATTCACCACCTCGATTTGGGCGGCGGCCTGGGCGTAACCTACAGCGACGAACATCCCCCCTCGCCCCAGGACTATCTGGCCGAGGTAAAAAAACGCCTGGGTGATCGACAGCTAGAAATCGTGCTCGAGCCCGGTCGCTCCATTGCCGCCAACGCCGGTATTTTGCTGACCGAAGTACTCTACCTTAAGCCTACAGACCACCACAACTTCGCCATTATCGACGCCGCAATGAATGACAATATTCGTCCGGCGCTCTACCAGGCCTGGCAAAAAGTATTACCGGCCATCGAAAGGACCGAAGCCGAAGTGCTGGAGTGGGATCTGGTCGGGCCGGTATGCGAAACCGGCGACTTCCTCGCCAAAAATCGCGAGCTAGCACTACAGGCAGGCGACCGTCTGGCTTTGATGTCTAGCGGTGCCTACGGCTTTGTGATGAGTTCCAACTACAACACCCGAGGCCGAGCAGCCGAAGTGATGGTAGACGGCGACAAGCATAACCTTATTCGCGCTCGCGAAAACTTCGACGATATGGTTCGTGGCGAACACCTGCTGCCGGAAGGCCAGAACTAA
- the ftsX gene encoding permease-like cell division protein FtsX gives MARIDNGAIQSKTSLGDKARSYWGHHRASFLGSLARLLSTPGQTLMTALVVAIALALPATLLVALGNIQQLGDNWDASPKISVYLNLRARETAIEQLIKRLERMAEVNAVQYLSAEQVKADFQRMSGFGEALEALDDNPLPATLVVTPTFAATEAAALQSLGEKIASEAIVDEVSMDMEWVRRLRELMVLGKKIVAALAGLLGLGVLLAVGNTIRLAIENRRDEIVVSKLVGGSDGFVRRPFIYSGGWYGFIGGLLAALIVVAGFWIIEGTVVKLALLYQSDFELQALGFKGCLQLLGIGTLLGWLGAWLAVGRHLAQIEP, from the coding sequence ATGGCCCGAATTGATAACGGAGCGATCCAAAGCAAAACTAGCCTGGGGGATAAAGCCCGCAGTTACTGGGGGCATCATCGTGCGTCCTTCTTAGGTAGTCTGGCTCGCCTTCTAAGTACTCCAGGACAAACACTGATGACGGCCTTGGTGGTCGCCATCGCGTTGGCACTCCCCGCAACCCTGCTGGTTGCCCTGGGCAATATCCAGCAATTAGGTGATAACTGGGATGCCAGCCCAAAAATTTCGGTGTATTTGAATTTACGCGCTCGGGAAACGGCTATCGAGCAGTTGATCAAGCGCCTTGAGCGAATGGCTGAGGTGAATGCTGTTCAGTATTTATCTGCGGAGCAGGTGAAGGCTGATTTTCAGCGGATGTCTGGGTTTGGTGAAGCGTTGGAGGCTCTGGACGACAATCCCCTGCCCGCGACGCTGGTCGTGACCCCAACCTTCGCTGCCACAGAGGCAGCGGCACTGCAATCACTGGGGGAGAAGATCGCCAGCGAAGCCATTGTCGATGAAGTGTCTATGGATATGGAGTGGGTGCGGCGCCTGCGCGAGCTTATGGTGCTGGGCAAGAAAATAGTCGCGGCTCTGGCGGGGTTGCTGGGGCTTGGTGTCCTGCTGGCCGTGGGAAATACTATTCGTTTGGCGATCGAAAACCGTCGCGATGAGATTGTTGTATCCAAGCTGGTGGGCGGCAGCGATGGCTTTGTTCGCAGGCCCTTTATCTATAGCGGTGGTTGGTACGGTTTTATCGGTGGCTTGCTGGCCGCTCTCATCGTTGTCGCGGGCTTCTGGATAATCGAAGGTACGGTCGTCAAACTGGCGTTGCTTTACCAAAGTGATTTTGAGTTACAGGCTCTGGGGTTTAAAGGTTGTTTACAATTGTTGGGAATAGGTACCTTGCTCGGCTGGTTGGGTGCCTGGCTGGCGGTGGGTCGCCATTTGGCTCAAATTGAGCCTTAG
- a CDS encoding DUF423 domain-containing protein, with translation MSPTAKLILIIAAANGGLAVILGAFGAHGLKGSISDTMLAAWQTGVQYHFYHTFALLVVALLFVQGVSSYWLSIASGLFVAGILFFSGSLYGLALGGPRWLGPITPLGGLMFIFGWGALCVAVLRVKS, from the coding sequence ATGAGTCCAACCGCAAAACTAATCCTGATTATCGCCGCCGCAAATGGGGGGCTTGCCGTAATTCTTGGAGCCTTCGGTGCTCACGGCCTGAAGGGCAGTATTTCTGATACTATGCTCGCGGCTTGGCAAACAGGTGTGCAGTATCATTTTTACCACACCTTTGCTCTACTCGTTGTGGCGCTGTTGTTCGTGCAAGGAGTATCGAGCTATTGGTTGTCCATTGCCAGCGGTCTATTTGTAGCGGGTATTTTGTTTTTCAGTGGAAGCCTATATGGTTTGGCGCTGGGCGGTCCACGCTGGCTGGGGCCGATTACGCCGCTGGGTGGTTTGATGTTTATTTTTGGCTGGGGCGCGCTCTGCGTTGCGGTATTGAGAGTTAAGAGTTGA
- the dapF gene encoding diaminopimelate epimerase, producing MRLRFTKMQGIGNDFVMVDAISQKVTITPERARKLADRHFGVGCDQVLVVEAPTNPNTDFRYRIFNNDGSEVENCGNGARCFAVFVHQRQLTGKKLISVETASGIIQLQVLDDNQVRVNMGVPILEPTKIPFKADNQQSSYPLSVNGQVFDIGAVSMGNPHAVTLVDDVKSFAVEQFGPLIESHPQFPNKVNAGFMQVIDRNTVNLRVYERGSGETLACGTGACAAIVSGVLRGLLDNIVSVNLPGGSLAIQWEGDGKPVMMTGPATSVFHGQVKI from the coding sequence ATGCGCCTACGCTTTACCAAAATGCAGGGCATCGGCAACGACTTTGTTATGGTCGATGCCATTAGCCAAAAAGTGACCATTACGCCCGAGCGGGCGCGCAAACTCGCAGACCGCCACTTTGGCGTAGGCTGTGATCAGGTATTGGTTGTCGAGGCACCCACCAATCCCAATACCGATTTCCGCTACCGCATCTTTAATAACGACGGCAGCGAAGTCGAAAACTGCGGCAATGGTGCCCGCTGTTTTGCCGTATTTGTTCACCAGCGCCAGCTGACCGGCAAAAAACTTATCTCGGTGGAAACCGCCAGCGGCATTATCCAACTGCAAGTGCTGGACGACAATCAAGTCAGGGTCAATATGGGTGTACCCATACTGGAGCCCACAAAGATCCCGTTTAAAGCAGACAACCAGCAAAGCAGTTATCCTCTTTCGGTAAACGGTCAAGTATTCGACATTGGAGCAGTCTCCATGGGCAACCCTCATGCAGTCACTCTCGTTGACGACGTTAAATCATTCGCTGTAGAACAATTCGGTCCTTTGATCGAAAGCCACCCGCAATTCCCGAACAAGGTAAATGCGGGCTTTATGCAAGTCATTGATCGCAACACGGTCAATTTACGTGTTTACGAACGCGGCTCGGGCGAAACTCTAGCCTGCGGAACGGGCGCCTGCGCGGCGATAGTCAGTGGTGTTTTGCGCGGTCTGCTCGACAACATCGTATCCGTTAATCTGCCCGGAGGCTCTTTGGCCATCCAATGGGAGGGCGACGGAAAGCCTGTTATGATGACAGGCCCGGCAACCTCTGTTTTCCATGGGCAAGTAAAAATATGA
- the ftsY gene encoding signal recognition particle-docking protein FtsY — MFFKRKKSNSDTGDTSPSTTETTSAVEQPQEKLGLFARIKRGLSRTSSQFSDGLAHLLMGKKTIDDELLEEIETLLLMADVGVEATTDIIDDLTNRVARKQLADSEALFDVLKSSLNELLQQVEAPLVIDKQKKPYVILVVGVNGVGKTTTIGKLAKRLQGEGQSVMLAAGDTFRAAAVEQLQVWGERNQVPVVAQHTGADSASVIFDAVQSAQSRDVDVVIADTAGRLHNKSNLMDELSKVKRVMGKLDATAPHEVLLVLDAGTGQNAVSQTDQFREVSGVTGIALTKLDGTAKGGIIFALSKKHQIPVRFIGVGEGIDDLQPFDAKSFIEALFGEKA, encoded by the coding sequence ATGTTTTTTAAGCGTAAAAAAAGCAACTCTGATACCGGCGATACTTCTCCGTCCACTACCGAAACTACCTCTGCGGTTGAGCAGCCACAGGAAAAGCTTGGTTTGTTCGCGCGCATAAAACGCGGTCTATCGCGTACCAGCAGCCAATTTTCCGATGGTCTGGCCCACTTGTTGATGGGCAAGAAAACTATTGACGATGAGCTGCTGGAAGAGATTGAAACCCTCTTGCTGATGGCCGATGTGGGTGTGGAAGCGACAACTGATATTATTGACGACCTTACCAATCGCGTGGCGCGCAAGCAGCTGGCCGATTCGGAAGCGCTGTTTGATGTGTTGAAAAGTTCTCTAAACGAGCTTTTGCAGCAGGTTGAAGCGCCGTTGGTTATCGACAAGCAAAAAAAACCTTATGTGATTCTGGTTGTGGGTGTGAATGGTGTGGGTAAAACCACGACTATCGGCAAGCTTGCCAAACGTCTGCAGGGGGAAGGCCAGTCTGTCATGCTGGCGGCAGGGGATACATTCCGCGCCGCAGCGGTTGAGCAGTTGCAGGTATGGGGCGAGCGCAATCAAGTGCCTGTGGTGGCGCAGCATACAGGTGCCGACAGCGCCTCGGTTATTTTCGATGCGGTGCAATCGGCGCAATCGCGGGATGTTGATGTGGTTATTGCCGATACCGCCGGACGCTTGCACAACAAGAGCAACCTGATGGACGAGCTGTCCAAGGTGAAGCGTGTGATGGGCAAACTGGACGCCACGGCCCCGCACGAAGTATTGTTGGTGCTGGATGCCGGAACCGGCCAGAACGCCGTCAGTCAGACCGACCAGTTTCGAGAGGTATCCGGCGTGACCGGTATTGCCCTGACCAAGCTCGACGGTACCGCTAAGGGCGGTATTATTTTTGCCCTCAGTAAAAAACATCAGATACCGGTGCGCTTTATTGGCGTTGGGGAGGGTATCGATGACTTGCAGCCATTTGATGCGAAGAGTTTTATTGAAGCCCTGTTTGGGGAAAAAGCATAG
- the rpoH gene encoding RNA polymerase sigma factor RpoH, whose protein sequence is MGRSLQTVEVLAPGQNLNAYMQAVNRFSVLTAEEEKQLAEDLYYREDLEAARRMVLAHLRFVVHIAKSYAGYGLQQGDLIQEGNVGLMKAVKRFNPEKGVRLVSFAVHWIKAEIHEFILRNWRIVKVATTKAQRKLFFNLRGQKKRLAWLTNNEAKLVAEDLNVDVKNVREMETRLSAFDAAFDAGADEDDETAYHAPANYLEDRRYDPSMLLEKADWTENSVAGLEQALDVLDDRSRDILQQRWLSESKATLHELAEKYGVSAERIRQLEKNAMKKMRVSIEA, encoded by the coding sequence ATGGGCAGAAGTTTACAGACTGTTGAAGTGTTGGCTCCGGGTCAAAACCTGAATGCCTACATGCAGGCCGTGAACCGTTTCTCTGTGCTGACTGCCGAAGAAGAGAAGCAGCTGGCTGAAGACTTATACTACCGTGAAGATCTGGAGGCCGCGCGCCGTATGGTCTTGGCGCATTTGCGTTTTGTGGTTCATATAGCTAAATCCTATGCTGGCTACGGCTTGCAGCAGGGTGACTTGATCCAGGAAGGCAACGTCGGTTTGATGAAAGCGGTAAAACGCTTTAACCCGGAAAAAGGTGTGCGTTTGGTGAGCTTTGCCGTTCACTGGATTAAAGCTGAAATCCACGAATTTATTCTGCGCAACTGGCGTATTGTGAAAGTTGCCACTACCAAGGCTCAGCGCAAGCTGTTTTTCAACCTGCGTGGCCAGAAAAAGCGCTTGGCGTGGTTGACCAACAATGAAGCGAAGCTGGTTGCCGAAGATTTGAATGTGGACGTAAAAAACGTTCGCGAGATGGAAACCCGTCTGTCCGCTTTCGACGCCGCTTTTGATGCGGGCGCCGATGAAGACGACGAAACAGCTTACCATGCACCGGCCAACTATCTGGAAGACCGTCGCTACGATCCTTCCATGTTACTGGAAAAGGCCGACTGGACTGAAAACAGTGTTGCGGGCTTGGAGCAGGCGTTGGACGTTCTAGATGATCGCAGCCGCGATATCCTACAGCAGCGCTGGCTGAGTGAAAGCAAGGCGACACTGCATGAACTGGCCGAGAAATACGGGGTATCCGCAGAGCGCATTCGACAGCTGGAAAAAAATGCAATGAAAAAAATGCGTGTTTCCATTGAGGCCTGA
- a CDS encoding class I adenylate cyclase produces the protein MKLRAIAPGEIEQGLDRQNLNRINQRFSAINTDRLQRLRGALGDRQRPVVDALPLLFHTNHPMMPGFVARETPSRLCRFKLSKADISLGRSIARSFTPNVDITHEEEIYGIYIMGSVGTIAQSEKSDLDIWLCVKPGLSKKALELLDLKCKRISDWAMKFRLEAHFFLMDHQAFKQGHISTLDEESSGSAQRLLLLDEFYRTAIHIAGRKPLWWFVPETQENEYHSYTATLITKRFISQESVLDFGGIATIPDGEFVGAGIWQLYKAIESPYKSVLKLLLLEAYIAQHPRIQPLALDFKNSVYTGELNIDFLDSYVMIYRHIERYLRANNQTKRLELARRCFYFKVNKPLSKPPRSREKSWQRRMLEQLTQEWGWSKRQIEVLDQRAKWKAPEVAEERALLVNELNHSYHVIQAFGSETGAVRAISTEEITILGRKLQAAFERKPGKIEWINPGISEDLSETIIALTEHFDEEAKLQAWTAYARKTGPSNGGESGAIKSALSLVELVMWCYFNGVILPSTSFDIQRAPSINEFSLRKLINQLEHWLPLPLAPQGHDSFKHVASPTSVLLLLNVGKSPTPHLDEMGIQRLSNQTDALRYSGFEENLVASVDMVTRNSWNEIDTRRFDSQRALLDCLQDFLQLCLPSTHHKPPQLSVACVSSIHAATITRRVERWFTEILRCYYSGRYPSTTRYLFEMAGTYFSLQFKGPRLLVREHANENMLVDYLAEEQLSISPIMIDSRALLNHPLRAIADTISGSSGGRSWSGAIYVFFRRFDIGMETYVVDEMGVVLHRLYRGSGQHAPLKPLHHFLRAIINRQTRINQELLYDFGIFPMHFYELSKVGNQFQTQPKRVSQEMSAKAKFDVKAVAQPGSDSTMEFNFYCEDQEFLGRKFGDQLYLVVAQHIVKLRSTQGHYPVYLTDLDLSLCAKQLSENAKLSSSHYLKIKGQLEFKLNQAIGILQKA, from the coding sequence GTGAAACTCCGAGCAATAGCCCCCGGCGAAATCGAACAGGGATTAGACCGTCAAAACCTCAACCGCATTAATCAGCGGTTTAGTGCCATTAATACCGACAGACTGCAACGTCTGCGCGGCGCTCTGGGTGATCGCCAACGACCCGTGGTGGACGCCCTGCCGCTCCTGTTTCACACCAATCATCCGATGATGCCCGGTTTTGTCGCGCGCGAAACCCCCTCACGACTATGCCGCTTTAAGCTCAGCAAGGCGGACATCAGCCTTGGTAGAAGTATCGCCCGCAGCTTTACACCCAATGTGGATATTACCCACGAGGAAGAAATCTACGGCATTTACATTATGGGTAGCGTAGGGACCATCGCTCAAAGCGAAAAAAGTGACTTGGATATCTGGCTGTGTGTAAAGCCCGGCCTGAGTAAAAAAGCCCTAGAACTCCTCGATTTGAAGTGCAAACGCATATCCGATTGGGCAATGAAATTTCGACTGGAAGCCCATTTCTTTTTAATGGATCACCAAGCCTTTAAACAGGGCCATATCTCCACCCTGGACGAAGAATCCAGCGGTAGCGCCCAGCGCCTGCTGTTGCTCGATGAGTTTTATCGCACCGCGATCCATATTGCCGGGCGCAAACCGCTGTGGTGGTTTGTTCCCGAAACCCAAGAAAACGAATACCACAGCTACACCGCAACCTTGATTACGAAACGCTTTATCAGCCAGGAAAGCGTTCTGGATTTTGGTGGTATCGCGACGATCCCCGACGGCGAATTTGTCGGTGCCGGTATCTGGCAGCTCTACAAAGCCATCGAATCACCCTATAAATCGGTTCTCAAACTGTTGCTACTGGAAGCCTATATCGCACAGCACCCTCGTATTCAGCCCCTCGCGCTGGATTTCAAAAACAGTGTTTACACAGGCGAACTCAATATCGATTTTCTCGACAGTTACGTGATGATCTACCGACATATCGAACGTTACCTGAGAGCAAATAATCAAACCAAACGTTTAGAGCTGGCGAGGCGCTGCTTCTACTTTAAAGTCAACAAGCCCCTCTCGAAACCACCGCGCTCGCGCGAAAAATCCTGGCAGCGACGGATGCTCGAACAACTCACTCAAGAATGGGGCTGGAGCAAACGCCAAATAGAAGTACTCGACCAACGAGCCAAATGGAAAGCCCCGGAAGTGGCTGAAGAGCGCGCGCTTTTGGTCAACGAGCTAAACCACAGCTATCACGTTATTCAGGCGTTCGGCAGCGAAACAGGTGCAGTACGCGCGATCTCAACAGAAGAGATAACGATTCTCGGGCGCAAGCTACAGGCAGCTTTTGAGCGTAAACCGGGAAAAATTGAGTGGATCAACCCCGGCATATCCGAAGACCTCAGTGAAACCATTATTGCCCTCACAGAACATTTTGATGAGGAAGCCAAACTCCAGGCGTGGACCGCCTATGCTCGCAAAACCGGCCCATCCAACGGTGGCGAAAGCGGCGCAATAAAATCCGCCCTCAGCTTGGTCGAGCTTGTTATGTGGTGCTACTTCAACGGCGTCATTCTACCTTCCACCTCTTTCGATATTCAGCGCGCGCCCTCCATAAACGAATTCAGTTTGCGCAAGTTAATCAACCAACTGGAACACTGGCTACCACTGCCTCTTGCGCCCCAGGGCCACGACAGTTTTAAGCACGTTGCCAGCCCCACGAGCGTCCTTCTGTTGCTAAATGTAGGCAAATCACCCACGCCCCATTTAGATGAAATGGGCATTCAACGGCTAAGCAATCAAACCGACGCTCTGCGCTACAGTGGCTTTGAAGAAAACCTAGTGGCCTCCGTTGACATGGTGACGCGCAATAGCTGGAATGAAATCGACACCCGCCGCTTTGACTCCCAACGCGCACTGCTGGATTGCCTACAGGATTTCCTGCAACTGTGTCTGCCCAGCACACACCATAAACCACCTCAACTCTCGGTGGCCTGTGTCAGCAGCATCCATGCTGCCACCATTACCCGCCGTGTCGAACGCTGGTTTACAGAAATATTGCGCTGCTACTACTCCGGTCGTTACCCTTCAACCACCCGATATCTGTTTGAAATGGCAGGAACTTACTTCAGCCTGCAATTTAAAGGGCCTCGCTTACTGGTACGCGAGCACGCCAACGAAAATATGCTGGTTGATTATCTGGCTGAGGAACAGCTCTCCATCAGCCCGATTATGATCGACAGCCGCGCATTGCTTAATCACCCCTTGCGTGCCATTGCCGATACCATTTCCGGCAGCTCCGGTGGCCGCAGCTGGTCCGGCGCCATCTACGTATTTTTTCGGCGCTTTGATATTGGAATGGAAACCTATGTGGTCGATGAAATGGGCGTTGTCCTGCATCGCCTCTACCGCGGCAGCGGCCAGCACGCCCCTCTAAAACCCCTGCACCATTTCCTTCGAGCCATTATTAATCGACAGACCCGTATCAATCAGGAATTGCTATACGATTTCGGTATCTTCCCTATGCATTTTTACGAACTAAGCAAAGTGGGCAACCAGTTTCAAACACAGCCCAAGCGCGTTTCCCAGGAGATGTCAGCAAAGGCCAAGTTCGATGTAAAAGCCGTGGCTCAACCCGGTAGTGATAGCACGATGGAGTTCAACTTCTACTGTGAAGACCAGGAATTTCTCGGCCGCAAATTTGGCGACCAGCTCTACTTGGTTGTCGCCCAGCACATAGTGAAACTTCGTTCAACCCAGGGTCATTACCCGGTCTACCTCACAGATCTCGACCTCAGCCTGTGTGCTAAACAGCTCTCCGAAAACGCTAAGCTCTCCAGCAGTCACTACCTGAAAATTAAAGGTCAGCTCGAATTCAAGCTGAATCAGGCGATTGGTATCCTACAGAAAGCCTAG